A stretch of the Actinoalloteichus fjordicus genome encodes the following:
- a CDS encoding MerR family transcriptional regulator, protein MRIGELARRTGTTARALRYYEQQGLLSSTRRENGYRDYDVAAVIRVRNVRHLLDIGLRSEDVRQFGPCLAVDLVNIPPCAEAVDVYERRLAAVRTRLHRLHDVQKSLSAQLAAAGAEPTPTATRSRR, encoded by the coding sequence ATGCGCATCGGCGAACTGGCGCGGCGGACCGGGACCACCGCGCGGGCGCTGCGCTACTACGAGCAGCAGGGGCTGTTGTCCTCGACGCGCCGGGAGAACGGCTACCGAGACTACGACGTGGCTGCGGTGATCCGCGTCCGCAACGTGCGCCATCTGCTGGACATCGGGCTGCGTTCGGAGGACGTCCGGCAGTTCGGCCCCTGCCTGGCCGTGGACCTGGTGAACATCCCGCCGTGCGCCGAGGCGGTGGACGTGTACGAACGGCGGCTGGCCGCCGTCCGGACCCGACTGCACCGGCTGCACGACGTCCAGAAGAGTCTCAGCGCCCAGCTCGCGGCGGCCGGCGCGGAGCCGACCCCGACTGCGACTCGGTCCCGGCGGTAG
- a CDS encoding PucR family transcriptional regulator, with amino-acid sequence MPAPAADSVEQITRSLAQTRLADVPVLTERLLAAIFTDNPDWTDYRPVPRDDLRDGCRRYLGQVLRVLCGEVESAEDDVATAIGRDRAEQGVPLAAMLRTFRLGGRIVWEALVEQAQIDGAEPDVMLRVATSMWTVIDELSSRLSTSYRDTELERLRSDEQRRHALVEGLLNGQARDAGFAQRTAKELDLPTGGRYLVIVAEARTDGGFALRGQKQALDSLHLRSVWQVRADTLVGLVALERRDEELALDRLRPLARGRVAASPAVAGLAELGTGHQLALTTLGTAPPGETGLFSLAERFPEALLVQAPDLARRLVDSQFGPVLELPKRERDMLLGTLACWLEEDCSAANAAVRLHCHRNTVLNRLQRISTLIGRSLHGHRAHVTLSLALAALALSDTGRS; translated from the coding sequence GTGCCCGCCCCCGCCGCCGACTCCGTCGAACAGATCACCCGTTCGCTGGCCCAGACTCGCCTCGCCGACGTCCCGGTCCTGACCGAACGGCTGCTCGCGGCCATCTTCACCGACAACCCGGACTGGACCGACTATCGTCCGGTGCCGCGCGACGACCTCCGCGACGGCTGCCGTCGCTATCTCGGCCAGGTGCTGCGGGTGCTGTGCGGCGAGGTCGAGTCGGCCGAGGACGACGTGGCCACCGCCATCGGCCGGGACCGCGCCGAACAGGGCGTCCCGCTGGCGGCGATGCTGCGGACGTTCCGGCTGGGCGGCCGGATCGTCTGGGAGGCGCTGGTCGAGCAGGCTCAGATCGACGGGGCCGAGCCGGACGTCATGCTGCGGGTGGCCACCTCGATGTGGACGGTGATCGACGAACTGTCCTCGCGGCTGTCGACCTCCTACCGCGATACGGAGCTGGAACGACTGCGCAGCGACGAGCAGCGGCGGCACGCGCTGGTGGAAGGCCTGCTCAACGGCCAGGCCCGCGACGCAGGGTTCGCCCAGCGGACGGCCAAGGAGCTGGACCTGCCCACCGGAGGCCGTTATCTGGTGATCGTCGCCGAGGCGCGGACCGACGGCGGCTTCGCGCTGCGGGGCCAGAAGCAGGCGCTGGATTCGCTGCATCTGCGCTCGGTGTGGCAGGTACGGGCCGACACCCTCGTCGGTCTCGTCGCGCTGGAACGACGGGACGAGGAGCTGGCGCTCGACCGGCTCCGCCCCCTGGCGCGCGGACGGGTCGCCGCCTCACCCGCCGTGGCGGGCCTCGCCGAGCTGGGCACCGGTCATCAGCTCGCCCTGACCACCCTCGGCACCGCCCCGCCCGGCGAGACGGGCCTGTTCTCCCTGGCAGAACGGTTCCCGGAGGCGCTGCTGGTGCAGGCACCCGATCTCGCCCGCAGGCTGGTGGACTCCCAGTTCGGCCCGGTGCTGGAGCTGCCGAAGCGGGAGCGCGACATGCTGCTGGGCACCCTGGCCTGCTGGCTGGAGGAGGACTGTTCAGCCGCGAACGCCGCCGTGCGGCTGCACTGCCACCGCAACACGGTGCTGAACCGACTCCAACGGATCAGCACGCTGATCGGCCGGTCGCTGCACGGGCATCGCGCGCACGTCACGCTCTCGCTGGCCCTGGCCGCCCTGGCGCTGTCCGACACCGGCCGGTCCTGA
- the hrpA gene encoding ATP-dependent RNA helicase HrpA gives MRTPPVTSPLTELSARLPELMLRDRHRLARRLDGLRRGRDSRGAARDAALAAVAAEIDAAALRVERRRAAVPKIDYPAELPVGQRKDEILAAVRDHQVVILAGETGSGKTTQLPKICLELGRGVHGLIGHTQPRRLAARTVAERIAEELHGELGDAVGYAVRFTDRVGEDTLVKLMTDGILLAEIQRDRMLRQYDTIIIDEAHERSLNIDFLLGYLKDLLPRRPDLKVIITSATIDPERFSRHFGDAPMIEVSGRTYPVEVRYRPVVTDEVERDQVQAICDAVDELAGEAPGDVLVFLSGEREIRDTADALEKQELRNTEVVPLYARLSAREQHRVFQPHTGRRIVLATNVAETSLTVPGIKYVVDPGTARISRYSLRTKVQRLPIEAISQASANQRSGRCGRLSAGVCIRLYSEEDYLARPEFTDPEILRTHLASVILQMSALGLGDVAAFPFVDPPDRRNIADGVQLLQELGALDPAETDLRKRLTPLGRRLAQLPVDPRLGRMVLEGERNGCLREVMVIAAALSIQDPRERPEDKQQAAAEQHARFVDKNSDFVSLLNLWEYLQEQQKESSSSRFRRMCRTEFLNYLRVREWQDVYGQLRQVARTLGTTLNDVPADHDRVHQALLTGLLSQVGLKDTDKNEYLGARNAKFAIFPGSALFKKPPRWVMAAELVETSRLWGRIAGRVEPDWIEKAAGTLVRRSYSEPHWEKKQAAVIALERVTLYGIPLVAGRKVNFGRIDPETSRDLFIRHALVEGDWETRHRFFHENRELLAEVEDLEHRARRRDILVDDETLFEFYDQRIPADVVSGRHFDSWWKKTRHDKPDLLTFDRSMLVNEQAAGIGEADYPDSWPQGDLRLKLTYQFEPGTDADGVTVHIPLAVLNQVTETGFDWQIPGLRAELVESLLRSLPKPLRRHVVPVPDCAAAVLHRMRAGEAPLLDSLEDALRRQVGVVVPRDAWQLDRVPDHLKITYRVVDERQQPLAEGRDLAQLRERLRPRLRATLSASAEGVEQSGLRDWTIGDLAKTHRTRQAGYLVTSYPALVDEGDEVAVRLFDSEAEQRQAMWAGTRRLVLLNAPAPIKLIQGRLSNQTKLALTHNPHGGVGALLADCASCAADRLITRHGGPAWSTAAFATLRSKVRAELPPLMTDVVGKVEEILTEWRAVELRLKEVARHAPKDSIADIRTQLDGLVFPGFVTAVGAQRLPHVVRYLRGVARRLEKLPENPARDQDWTAKVAVVTEAYQRLAARVPATASPGKGLREVRWAIEELRLSYFAQTIKTAFPVSDKRIMKALEQLES, from the coding sequence ATGAGAACGCCGCCTGTCACCTCTCCCCTCACCGAACTGTCGGCACGCCTGCCCGAGTTGATGCTGCGGGACCGACATCGCCTCGCGCGGCGCCTGGACGGCCTGCGGCGCGGACGCGACTCCCGAGGCGCCGCCCGAGACGCGGCGCTCGCCGCCGTCGCCGCCGAGATCGACGCGGCCGCGCTGCGGGTGGAACGTCGCCGTGCCGCCGTGCCGAAGATCGACTACCCCGCCGAGCTGCCGGTCGGACAGCGCAAGGACGAGATCCTGGCGGCCGTCCGCGATCACCAGGTGGTGATCCTGGCGGGCGAGACCGGGTCGGGCAAGACCACGCAGCTGCCCAAGATCTGTCTCGAGCTCGGCCGGGGCGTGCACGGGCTGATCGGCCACACTCAGCCGAGGCGGCTGGCCGCCCGCACCGTCGCCGAGCGCATCGCCGAGGAGCTGCACGGCGAGCTGGGCGACGCGGTGGGTTACGCGGTGCGCTTCACCGACCGGGTCGGCGAGGACACGCTCGTCAAGCTGATGACCGACGGCATCCTGCTCGCGGAGATCCAACGGGATCGGATGCTGCGGCAGTACGACACGATCATCATCGACGAGGCGCACGAGCGCAGCCTCAACATCGACTTCCTGCTCGGCTATCTCAAGGACCTGCTGCCGCGCAGACCCGACCTCAAGGTGATCATCACCTCCGCGACGATCGACCCGGAGCGGTTCTCCCGACACTTCGGCGACGCACCGATGATCGAGGTGTCGGGTCGGACCTATCCGGTGGAGGTCCGGTACCGACCGGTCGTCACCGACGAGGTCGAACGCGACCAGGTGCAGGCGATCTGCGACGCGGTGGACGAGCTGGCGGGCGAGGCTCCCGGCGACGTCCTGGTCTTCCTCAGCGGCGAACGGGAGATCCGGGACACCGCCGACGCGCTGGAGAAACAGGAGCTGCGCAACACCGAGGTGGTGCCGCTCTACGCCCGGCTGTCGGCCCGCGAGCAGCACCGGGTGTTCCAGCCGCACACCGGTCGGCGCATCGTCCTGGCCACCAACGTGGCCGAGACCTCCCTGACCGTGCCGGGCATCAAGTACGTCGTCGACCCCGGCACCGCCAGGATCTCCCGGTACAGCCTGCGGACGAAGGTGCAGCGGCTCCCCATCGAGGCGATCTCGCAGGCGTCGGCCAACCAGCGGTCGGGCCGCTGCGGCAGGCTCTCGGCGGGGGTGTGCATCCGGCTGTACTCGGAGGAGGACTACCTCGCCCGTCCGGAGTTCACCGATCCCGAGATCCTGCGCACCCATCTGGCCTCGGTGATCCTGCAGATGAGCGCGCTGGGACTCGGCGACGTGGCGGCGTTCCCCTTCGTCGATCCGCCCGACCGGCGCAACATCGCCGACGGCGTGCAGCTCCTCCAGGAGCTCGGTGCACTGGACCCGGCCGAGACCGACCTGCGCAAGCGGCTCACTCCGCTCGGTCGCAGGCTCGCGCAGCTTCCGGTGGACCCCAGGCTGGGCCGGATGGTGTTGGAGGGCGAACGCAACGGCTGCCTTCGCGAGGTGATGGTGATCGCCGCCGCGCTGTCCATCCAGGACCCCAGAGAGAGACCGGAGGACAAGCAGCAGGCGGCGGCCGAGCAGCACGCGCGGTTCGTCGACAAGAACTCCGACTTCGTGTCCCTGCTGAACCTGTGGGAGTACCTGCAGGAACAGCAGAAGGAGTCCTCCTCCAGCCGGTTCCGCCGGATGTGCCGCACCGAGTTTCTGAACTACCTTCGCGTCCGTGAGTGGCAGGACGTCTACGGCCAGCTTCGTCAGGTGGCCAGGACCCTGGGAACGACCCTCAACGACGTGCCCGCCGACCACGATCGAGTACATCAGGCGCTGCTGACGGGCCTGCTCTCCCAGGTGGGGCTGAAGGACACCGACAAGAACGAGTACCTGGGCGCCCGAAACGCCAAGTTCGCGATCTTCCCCGGCTCGGCGCTGTTCAAGAAGCCGCCGCGTTGGGTGATGGCGGCCGAGCTGGTCGAGACGTCGCGGCTGTGGGGTCGCATCGCAGGCCGGGTGGAGCCGGACTGGATCGAGAAGGCGGCAGGCACTCTGGTGCGGCGCAGCTACAGCGAGCCGCACTGGGAGAAGAAGCAGGCCGCCGTGATCGCGCTCGAACGCGTGACGCTCTACGGCATCCCACTGGTCGCAGGCCGCAAGGTGAACTTCGGACGGATCGATCCGGAGACCTCCAGGGACCTGTTCATCCGACACGCCCTCGTGGAAGGCGACTGGGAGACCCGCCACCGGTTCTTCCACGAGAACCGGGAGCTGCTCGCCGAGGTCGAGGACCTGGAGCATCGGGCTCGCCGCCGGGACATCCTGGTCGACGACGAGACCCTGTTCGAGTTCTACGACCAGCGCATCCCCGCCGACGTCGTCTCCGGCAGGCACTTCGACTCCTGGTGGAAGAAGACCAGGCACGACAAGCCCGATCTGCTGACCTTCGACCGGTCGATGCTCGTCAACGAGCAGGCCGCAGGCATCGGCGAGGCCGACTACCCGGACAGCTGGCCGCAGGGCGACCTTCGGCTGAAGCTGACCTACCAGTTCGAGCCGGGCACCGACGCGGACGGCGTGACCGTGCACATCCCGCTCGCCGTGTTGAACCAGGTGACGGAGACGGGCTTCGACTGGCAGATCCCCGGACTGCGTGCCGAGCTGGTGGAGTCGCTGCTGCGGTCGCTGCCCAAGCCGCTGCGCAGGCACGTCGTCCCGGTGCCGGACTGCGCGGCGGCGGTGCTGCATCGGATGCGAGCCGGTGAGGCGCCGCTGCTGGACTCGTTGGAGGACGCGCTGCGCAGGCAGGTGGGCGTGGTGGTGCCTCGAGACGCCTGGCAGCTCGACCGCGTGCCGGATCACTTGAAGATCACCTACCGAGTGGTGGACGAGCGACAGCAGCCCCTTGCCGAGGGACGCGACCTGGCACAGCTGCGCGAGCGACTGCGCCCCAGACTCCGGGCGACCCTGTCGGCCTCGGCGGAGGGCGTGGAACAGTCGGGGCTGCGGGACTGGACCATCGGCGACCTGGCCAAGACGCACCGCACGCGGCAGGCCGGCTATCTGGTGACCTCCTATCCGGCGCTGGTCGACGAGGGCGACGAGGTGGCGGTCCGGCTGTTCGACTCCGAGGCGGAGCAGCGACAGGCGATGTGGGCGGGGACCCGACGACTGGTCCTGCTGAACGCCCCGGCGCCGATCAAGTTGATCCAGGGCAGGTTGAGCAACCAGACGAAGCTGGCGCTGACCCACAATCCGCACGGCGGAGTGGGAGCCCTGCTGGCGGACTGCGCGTCGTGTGCGGCGGACCGGCTGATCACCAGGCACGGCGGTCCCGCCTGGTCCACGGCGGCCTTCGCGACCCTGCGCAGCAAGGTGCGTGCCGAGCTGCCTCCGCTGATGACGGACGTGGTGGGCAAGGTCGAGGAGATCCTCACCGAGTGGCGCGCGGTGGAACTGCGGCTGAAGGAGGTCGCCCGGCACGCGCCGAAGGACTCGATCGCCGACATCCGCACGCAGCTCGACGGGCTGGTGTTCCCCGGCTTCGTCACCGCCGTCGGCGCTCAGCGGCTCCCGCATGTGGTGCGCTACCTGCGGGGGGTCGCACGACGGCTGGAGAAGCTGCCGGAGAACCCGGCGCGGGACCAGGACTGGACGGCCAAGGTCGCCGTCGTCACCGAGGCCTATCAACGGCTCGCGGCCAGAGTGCCCGCGACGGCGTCGCCCGGCAAGGGGCTCCGGGAGGTCCGCTGGGCGATCGAGGAGCTGCGGCTCAGCTACTTCGCGCAGACGATCAAGACCGCCTTCCCGGTGTCGGACAAGCGGATCATGAAGGCGTTGGAACAGCTGGAGTCGTGA
- a CDS encoding MFS transporter has product MPEMTIGALRRSRVAVAVLFFVNAFGYANIVPRLPQLKSTLELSNSALGLGIAAMPAGALVAGLLAGPLSARLGSGRLAVLSGVALGAIVPTASLAGAWWGFALTMFSLGAVDSVMDAASNAHGLRVQRRYRRSVLNSFHGVWSLGAVAGGVVGSTAAGLSIPLGPHLLAVGIAVAVPALLCLPHLLPGPEDSERAAEADAGQPTAEDAAANRGHVRRILVLLGLVMMAACAVEDTPASWGAVLLQDSYHAPAALAGGAYVAFQTAMMAGRLLGDRMTDRFGHLLVGRVGGLLIAVPLAVALPLGSTPLLIAAFALAGLGTATLFPSAVHAAGSIPGLSSAHAVAAVSWFARVGFLIMPPVIGVIADAVDLRLAVGVLPFLGLFLVWQSRIFDPARLRRPAQN; this is encoded by the coding sequence ATGCCGGAGATGACGATCGGCGCGCTGCGGCGATCGCGGGTGGCGGTGGCGGTGCTCTTCTTCGTCAACGCCTTCGGCTACGCCAACATCGTGCCGAGGCTGCCGCAGCTCAAGAGCACGCTGGAGTTGAGCAACAGCGCACTCGGGCTCGGCATCGCCGCGATGCCTGCGGGCGCGCTGGTCGCAGGCCTGCTCGCCGGTCCGCTGTCGGCCCGCCTCGGCAGCGGCAGGCTTGCCGTGCTGAGCGGAGTGGCACTGGGCGCCATCGTGCCGACGGCCTCGCTGGCCGGCGCCTGGTGGGGCTTCGCCCTGACGATGTTCTCCCTCGGCGCCGTCGATTCGGTGATGGACGCCGCCTCCAACGCGCATGGGCTGCGGGTGCAACGGCGTTACCGCCGTTCGGTGCTCAACAGCTTCCACGGGGTGTGGAGCCTCGGCGCCGTGGCAGGCGGAGTCGTCGGCAGCACGGCCGCAGGCCTGAGCATTCCGTTGGGACCGCACCTGCTCGCCGTGGGCATCGCCGTCGCCGTGCCCGCCCTGCTCTGCCTGCCGCACCTGCTGCCGGGGCCCGAGGACAGCGAGCGAGCCGCCGAGGCCGACGCCGGGCAGCCGACCGCTGAAGACGCGGCGGCGAATCGAGGACACGTCCGCCGGATACTCGTCCTGCTCGGCCTGGTGATGATGGCCGCCTGCGCCGTGGAGGACACGCCCGCGTCCTGGGGCGCGGTCCTGTTGCAGGACTCCTACCACGCGCCTGCGGCGCTGGCGGGCGGCGCCTACGTGGCGTTTCAGACGGCGATGATGGCAGGCAGGCTGCTCGGCGATCGGATGACCGATCGGTTCGGGCATCTGCTGGTCGGTCGGGTCGGCGGACTGTTGATCGCCGTCCCGTTGGCCGTCGCGCTGCCGCTGGGCTCCACGCCGCTGCTGATCGCGGCCTTCGCGCTGGCGGGCCTGGGCACCGCGACGCTGTTCCCCTCCGCGGTCCACGCCGCCGGGAGCATCCCCGGTCTCAGCAGCGCACATGCCGTCGCGGCGGTGTCCTGGTTCGCCCGCGTCGGCTTCCTGATCATGCCGCCGGTGATCGGGGTGATCGCCGACGCCGTGGATCTGCGCCTGGCGGTGGGCGTCCTGCCCTTCCTCGGGCTGTTCCTCGTCTGGCAGTCCCGGATCTTCGATCCGGCTCGGCTTCGTCGCCCCGCGCAGAACTGA
- a CDS encoding lytic polysaccharide monooxygenase auxiliary activity family 9 protein produces MKTRRKVGLLGALVALAGALVVATPPETALAHGGMTYPATRTYACYVDGLAGGQGGDVNPQNPACAAAVAAGGKNALWNWFGNLISDAGGRHQQIIPDGNLCGPSTTFAGFRLGRSDWPTTQLQSGSNITFRYNAWAPHPGTWSQYVTRDGWNPNQPLRWSDLEPAPFDEVTNPPINGSGPHGAEYTWNGRLPANKSGRHIIYSIWQRSDSAEAFYNCSDVQFGAGSGQPEQPEEPEQPEEPVVVDCAVNYTKQSEWNNGFVAEVSLTNTGSQSVSGWNFAWTYGAGQQVTNAWNATVTQQGTRVTARSSQGVGSIPAGGSVTFGFQGTHTGSNPVPAAFTLNDSVCT; encoded by the coding sequence GTGAAGACAAGACGCAAGGTGGGATTGCTGGGCGCGCTGGTCGCCCTGGCCGGGGCCCTGGTGGTGGCCACTCCTCCCGAGACGGCGTTGGCACACGGTGGCATGACCTACCCGGCCACCCGGACCTACGCCTGCTACGTCGACGGGCTGGCGGGCGGGCAGGGCGGCGACGTCAATCCGCAGAACCCGGCCTGCGCGGCGGCGGTGGCCGCCGGCGGGAAGAACGCGCTGTGGAACTGGTTCGGCAACCTGATCAGCGACGCTGGCGGCCGTCACCAGCAGATCATCCCCGACGGCAACCTCTGCGGTCCCTCCACGACCTTCGCGGGCTTCCGGCTCGGCCGCTCCGACTGGCCGACCACCCAGCTTCAGTCGGGGTCGAACATCACCTTCCGGTACAACGCCTGGGCGCCGCACCCCGGAACCTGGTCGCAGTACGTCACCCGCGACGGCTGGAACCCGAACCAGCCCCTGCGCTGGTCCGATCTGGAGCCCGCGCCCTTCGACGAGGTCACGAACCCGCCGATCAACGGCAGCGGCCCGCACGGAGCCGAGTACACCTGGAACGGCAGGCTCCCCGCCAACAAGAGCGGCCGACACATCATCTACTCGATCTGGCAGCGGTCGGACAGTGCCGAGGCCTTCTACAACTGCTCCGACGTCCAGTTCGGCGCGGGCTCGGGGCAGCCGGAGCAGCCGGAAGAGCCGGAGCAGCCGGAGGAGCCCGTCGTCGTGGACTGCGCGGTGAACTACACCAAGCAGAGCGAGTGGAACAACGGCTTCGTGGCCGAGGTGTCGCTGACCAACACCGGCAGCCAGTCGGTGTCCGGCTGGAACTTCGCCTGGACATACGGGGCGGGGCAGCAGGTGACCAACGCCTGGAATGCCACGGTGACTCAGCAGGGCACGAGAGTCACGGCTCGTTCCTCGCAGGGCGTCGGGAGCATTCCGGCGGGAGGCTCGGTCACCTTCGGTTTCCAGGGCACGCACACCGGGAGCAATCCCGTGCCTGCCGCCTTCACCTTGAACGACTCCGTCTGCACCTGA
- a CDS encoding MarR family winged helix-turn-helix transcriptional regulator, producing MNEARWLTDEQQRAWRKLAGVITVLPAALDAQLQRDASVTHFGYWVMALLSESADLSARMSDLAAKANASPSRLSHVVSRLEKNGWVHRRKSPEDGRGSIAVLTEAGQAKVVASAPGHVAKVRELLFDGLDDDQVRQLDEICAVLLRQMGYHAETAMPMRRQDSSQAGG from the coding sequence GTGAACGAGGCACGGTGGCTCACCGATGAGCAGCAGCGAGCGTGGCGCAAGCTCGCAGGCGTCATCACGGTGCTGCCCGCCGCGCTCGACGCCCAGCTCCAGCGGGACGCCTCCGTCACGCATTTCGGCTACTGGGTGATGGCACTGCTGTCCGAGTCCGCCGACCTGTCGGCCCGGATGAGTGATCTGGCCGCCAAGGCCAACGCCTCACCGTCCCGGCTGTCCCACGTGGTGAGCAGGTTGGAGAAGAACGGCTGGGTCCACCGCAGGAAGTCGCCGGAGGACGGCCGAGGCAGCATCGCGGTCCTCACCGAGGCGGGCCAGGCCAAGGTGGTGGCCTCGGCGCCCGGCCACGTCGCCAAGGTTCGTGAACTGCTCTTCGACGGGCTGGACGACGACCAGGTCCGCCAGCTCGACGAGATCTGCGCCGTGCTGCTGCGTCAGATGGGGTACCACGCCGAGACGGCCATGCCGATGCGACGACAGGACTCGTCGCAGGCAGGGGGCTGA
- a CDS encoding DoxX family protein: MKPFALLRNLVLLAARLGLGIVLIAHGWQKFTEWGIDGTTASFEAMGVPLRALSAWFAALVELGGGIALVVGFAVPIVGVLVAFVMAGAWAIVHSGSGLFVSDGGFEFVLVIIVAALLLAVTGAGAFGIDRFLSPLVLRNARGRVPADA, from the coding sequence ATGAAGCCCTTCGCACTGCTCCGCAATCTCGTGCTCCTCGCCGCCCGGCTGGGGCTCGGCATCGTGCTGATCGCGCACGGCTGGCAGAAATTCACCGAATGGGGGATCGACGGCACCACGGCGTCCTTCGAGGCGATGGGCGTCCCGCTGCGCGCGCTCTCCGCCTGGTTCGCGGCCCTGGTGGAACTCGGGGGTGGGATCGCCCTGGTGGTCGGATTCGCCGTGCCGATCGTCGGGGTCCTGGTGGCCTTCGTCATGGCGGGCGCCTGGGCCATCGTGCACTCGGGTTCCGGACTCTTCGTCTCCGACGGCGGCTTCGAGTTCGTCCTGGTCATCATCGTCGCGGCGCTGCTGCTCGCGGTGACCGGCGCGGGCGCCTTCGGCATCGACCGCTTCCTGTCCCCGCTCGTCCTGCGTAACGCCCGTGGTCGGGTCCCCGCCGACGCCTGA